One Halobacterium wangiae genomic window, GTCGGGTCGAGGATGCCACCGCAGTCCGGACAGCGGTGGGTGGCCGTCTCCGGGTCGAACGTCTCCTCGCAGTCCACGCAGGTGAGCCCCTCGAACGCCGGCGTCGTCTCCATGGGTGGGCCTTCGCAGTCGGGGAGAAAAGGCCTGTCCCTTCGGTCGTCGCCGGCGTGCGCGGCCGCGAAGCCCCAGGTTCATGGCGTCGGCCGCGGAAGGGTCCACTATGAAGGATTCGCGGGTCGTGGTCGTCGGCGGCGGCCTCGCCGGCCTGGTCGCGGGCCGACACCTGGCCGAGGCGGGCTTCGACGTGACGCTGTTCGAGCGCGACTCCGACGTGGGTGGGCGCGTGCGCTCGACGCACGCCGACGGGTTCACGTTCGACCGCGGCTTCCAGGTGCTGTTCACGGCGTACCCCGCGGCGAGACGAGAGCTCGACTACGGCGCCCTCGACCTCCGGGCGTTCTCGCCTGGGGCGGTGATCTGCCGGGACGACGAGCGCTCGGTGCTCGCGGACCCGCTCCGGGACCCCGGCGCGCTCACGGAGTCGCTGTTCAACCACGAGGTGACGGCGATGGACAAACTCCGGACGCTGGGCCTCGCCGTGGAACTCCGCCGGACGTCCGTGGCTGACGTCTTCGAGAGGCCGGACGCCACCATCGAGCAGTCCCTCTACGGCCGTGGCTTCTCCCAGCAGTTCGTCGAGCACTTCGTCCGCCCGTTCTACGGCGGCATCACGCTCGACCGGACGCTGTCGACGTCCAAGCGCGTCTTCGAGTTCACGTTCAAGATGCTCGCGGAGGGGAAGACCGTCGTCCCCGCCGAGGGGATGGGCGCCATCTCGGCGCAACTGGCGGAGCGGGCGGCGGACGCCGGCGTGGACGTTGTCACTGGCACGCCAGTCGAGCGCGTCGAACCCGCGGCTGACTCCGCGGCGGTCCGCGTGCCCGGCGAGTCGATCGACGCCGACGCCGTGGTGGTCGCCGCCGACCCTCGGTCCAGCAGCGACCTGACCGGCGTGGAATCCATCCCGACGGAGGCGCGGGGCTGTGTCACCCAGCAGTTCGCCGTCCCCGCGGGCCACCCCCTCGGAACCAGCGACCGCATCCACCTCAACGCGGCCGACGAGGTGCCGAACACTGTCGCCCCGATGTCCGGCGTCGCGCCCGAGTACGCGCCCGACGACCGGGAACTCGTCGCCGTCACGACCGTCGGTCGCCGCGAGGAGACGGATTCGGCTCTCGAGGTGCGGTCCCGTGAGACGCTCGCGAACTGGTACCCGGCGGCGTCGGTCGGGGAGTTCGAATTGCTCCGCACGGACCGCGTCGACTTCGCGCAGTTCGTCCAGCCGCCGGGCGTCCACGAGCGCCTGCCGGACACCCGCGACCCCGAGGGACCGGTCTACCTCGCCGGCGACTACACGCACGGCTCCTCCATCCACGGCGCGCTGGAGAGCGCGCGGGCCGCGGCCCGCGCGGTTACCGCGGACCTACAGTAACCCGCGGAGGTCCGCGAGCGCGGGGAACCCGAGCGCTTCGCCCTCGCTCACGACGACTGGTCGGAAGCCGTCCGGCTCGTCGAGCAGTGGCGAGTCGGCCGCGCCGTCCGTGAGCCCGTTGACGAGCGTCCCGGGCGCCAGGCGCGTGAACGCCGGCAACACCAGCACGTCCCGGCCCTCGTACTGTTCCGGGCCGTAGAGGAAGCAGGGGCGTCGATGCCCCTCGATCTTCACCGCCGGGTGCTGGTGACCGGCCACGTACCGCGTGGCGTCCACAGACGGCAGTTCGTGGCCGTGACAGACAACGGTGCCGTCGTCGAGTTCCACGAACGACTCGCTGTCGACCCCGACCGCGTCCAGCATCGTGTCGTGGTTCCCCTTCACGACTCGCAGGTCCGCGTCTGCTGACGCGACGGCGGCCAGGAGGTCCTCGACGGTGTCGTGGACGCCGCCGGGGACCGTCCCGTGGACGTGCAGCAGGTCGCCCGCGAACACGACCGTCTCCGGGGAGAACGTCGCGAGCAGGGCGGCCAGGCGCTCACGGAGGTCGACGCCCTCGCTGAGCGGGAGGGAGACGTCCGAGGCGGCGTCCCGGCCGACGTGGAGGTCCGCGAGCACGAGCGCGTCCGGGCCGGGGAGGTGGACGGCCCGCTCGCCGAACGTCGCCCACGGCGGAGTGTCGCTCACGGCCGACCCTGGGGGCTCCGGGGAGTTAGCTGCGACGGTCACCGATGCGGTTTTGGCACCGCGGTGAGACGGACCCGTATGGTCGACGTCCTCGCCGACAAGCGCACGGCCACGCGCTTTCGCATCCTCGTCGAGATCGCGGACCGACAGCCGGCCGTGAGCCAGGGGGAGATCGCGGACGCCGTCGGCGTCACCAGCCAGGCGGTCTCCGAGTACATCCGGGAACTCGTCGAGGACGACCTCGTCACGAAGGAGGGGCGCTCGCGGTACAGCGTCACGAAGGAGGGCGTAGACTGGCTGCTCCGCACCTCCGCGGACGTCCGCCGCTACGCCGACCGCGTCTCCGAGGACGTCCTCGGCGCGGTCCAGGAGGACGCCGCCGTCGCCACCGCCGCCGTCGACTCCGGCGAGACGGTCAGCCTCGACATGCGGGACGGCCTGCTCCACGCCACCCCGGGCGGCGACGGGCCCGCGACCGGCGTCGCCACGACCGACGCAGACGCCGACGAGGAGGTCGGCGTCACCGGCTTTGAGGGTATCATCGACCTCGACCCGGGCGAGGTCACCGTCTACCAGGTGCCCTCCGTTCGCTCAGGCGGCAGCGACGTCATGGACACGGACCGGCTCCGCGACGCCGTCGCCGACGCCGACCTCGTGGCCGCGGCAGGCGTCGAGGCCGTCGTCGCGCTCCGCCGTGCGGACGCCGAACCCGCCGTCACCTTCGCCGCTGGCGACGTCGCCGCCGAGGCCGCGAGCCGCGGCCAGCGCGTCGTCGTCGTCGCCGTCGCGGACCAGCTCGGCCGCGTCACGGACCCGCTCCGGGACGCGCCCGCGAACTACCGCGTGACCGACCTCACCTAGCGGTCGCCTGGCGCGCCGCCGCGTACGCCTCTCGGACCGCCTCGAACGTCTCCCGGTCGCCGCCGTGGTCCGGG contains:
- a CDS encoding NAD(P)/FAD-dependent oxidoreductase — encoded protein: MKDSRVVVVGGGLAGLVAGRHLAEAGFDVTLFERDSDVGGRVRSTHADGFTFDRGFQVLFTAYPAARRELDYGALDLRAFSPGAVICRDDERSVLADPLRDPGALTESLFNHEVTAMDKLRTLGLAVELRRTSVADVFERPDATIEQSLYGRGFSQQFVEHFVRPFYGGITLDRTLSTSKRVFEFTFKMLAEGKTVVPAEGMGAISAQLAERAADAGVDVVTGTPVERVEPAADSAAVRVPGESIDADAVVVAADPRSSSDLTGVESIPTEARGCVTQQFAVPAGHPLGTSDRIHLNAADEVPNTVAPMSGVAPEYAPDDRELVAVTTVGRREETDSALEVRSRETLANWYPAASVGEFELLRTDRVDFAQFVQPPGVHERLPDTRDPEGPVYLAGDYTHGSSIHGALESARAAARAVTADLQ
- a CDS encoding metallophosphoesterase, coding for MSDTPPWATFGERAVHLPGPDALVLADLHVGRDAASDVSLPLSEGVDLRERLAALLATFSPETVVFAGDLLHVHGTVPGGVHDTVEDLLAAVASADADLRVVKGNHDTMLDAVGVDSESFVELDDGTVVCHGHELPSVDATRYVAGHQHPAVKIEGHRRPCFLYGPEQYEGRDVLVLPAFTRLAPGTLVNGLTDGAADSPLLDEPDGFRPVVVSEGEALGFPALADLRGLL
- a CDS encoding MarR family transcriptional regulator; the encoded protein is MVDVLADKRTATRFRILVEIADRQPAVSQGEIADAVGVTSQAVSEYIRELVEDDLVTKEGRSRYSVTKEGVDWLLRTSADVRRYADRVSEDVLGAVQEDAAVATAAVDSGETVSLDMRDGLLHATPGGDGPATGVATTDADADEEVGVTGFEGIIDLDPGEVTVYQVPSVRSGGSDVMDTDRLRDAVADADLVAAAGVEAVVALRRADAEPAVTFAAGDVAAEAASRGQRVVVVAVADQLGRVTDPLRDAPANYRVTDLT